The DNA segment ACGACCGTTCCGCCGGCCGTGGCGATCGCCTCCCTCACCGACTCGATCGTGCGGCGGTCCTGCCGGGTGTTGACGACGTAGGCCAGAGCGGGCGCGTCCGTGACCCGCGCGACGGGCTGCGCGGGCGGTGCGGCCGCGGCCGATGCCGCCGTCGGCAGGAAGCCGAGCGAAGCCGTCAGGGACAGGGCGAGCGGGACGGCGAGGCCGAGTCGGCGTCTGGACCGCGAATGAGCCATGGGATCTCCACATCATCCGGAACGAGACCACCCGAGACACCGGTTGGCGCTCAGGCAGGTACATGACCAGTGGTGCAGAGGCGAAGCTATCCCCGAACCTGCTGGCCAGCAATCCGACCGAACGACTTCGGAAAGAAGTGCGGGGAGTTGAACCGGTCCGCGCGTGGCGCCGTGACCTTGGACAGGAGGCGCGAGCACGATCGAGCCCCCCTGTTGGATCACGCGCCGGGGCCCTAACATCGCCAGCCGGTTCAAGTGATCCGCGTCATTGCGAGGAACAGAGCCGTCATGCCCGTACCCGACCCGTCCCCCACCCCTGATCCGTCCCCGATTCCCGAACCGTCCCCGTCCACCGTCGCAACAGCGCCCGCAACGCGAGGAGACTCCGTGGCCACCGACGCACCGCCCCCCTCGAAAGAGCAACACAAACTCCCTTCCACCGAGGAGTTCGTCGAGGTGCACGAGAGCGCGGAGTTCGGTGAACTGCGCCGCTCCTACCGCTCCTTCGCCTTTCCGCTGACCGTCGCCTTCATCGCCTGGTACCTGCTGTACGTCCTGCTGTCCAACTACGCGGGCGACTTCATGGGCACCAAGCTGTTCGGCAACATCAACGTCGCGTTCGTCCTCGGTATCGCCCAGTTCGTCACCACGTTCCTCATCGCCTGGTGGTACGCGCGGCACGCAAGCGCCAAGCTCGACCCCAAGGCCGAGGCCATCAAGACCCGTATGGAGGGCGGCGCATGAGCCCCGCGATGACCCATGTGCAGCTCGCCGCCAACGAGGCCAGCGAGCACCGGACGCTGATCATCACCCTGTTCGCGCTCTTCGTGGTCGCGACCCTTTTCATCACCGTGTGGGCGGGCCGCCAGACCAAGGACGCCGCCGACTTCTACGCGGGCGGACGGTCCTTCAGCGCCTTCCAGAACGGCCTCGCCGTCTCCGGCGACTACATGTCCGCCGCGTCCTTCCTCGGCATCGCGGGCGCCATCGCCCTCTTCGGCTACGACGGCTTCCTGTACTCCATCGGCTTCCTCGTCGCCTGGCTGGTCGCGCTGCTCCTGGTGGCCGAGCCGCTCAGGAACTCCGGCCGCTACACGATGGGTGACGTCCTCGCGTACCGCATGCGCCAGCGCCCGGTGCGTACCGCGGCAGGTACGTCCACGATCGTCGTGTCGATCTTCTACCTGCTGGCCCAGATGGCCGGTGCCGGTGTCCTGGTCTCGCTGCTGCTCGGCATCACCTCCGACGCGGGCAAGATCCTCATCGTCGGTCTCGTCGGCGTCCTGATGATCGTGTACGTCTCCATCGGCGGCATGAAGGGCACCACCTGGGTCCAGATGGTCAAGGCCGTCCTGCTCATCGGTGGCACGATCCTCATTACGTTCCTGGTACTGCTGAAGTTCAACTTCAACATCTCGGACCTGCTGGGCAAGGCCGCCGAGAACAGCGGCAAGGGCGCCGCCTTCCTGGAGCCCGGCCTTCAGTACGGCGCCACCGGCACCTCCAAGCTGGACTTCATCTCCCTCGGCATCGCCCTGGTCCTCGGCACCGCGGGCCTGCCGCACATCCTGATCCGCTTCTACACGGTGCCCAACGCAAAGGCCGCCCGTAAGTCCGTGAACTGGGCCATCGGCATCATCGGCGGCTTCTACCTGATGACCATCGCCCTCGGCTTCGGCGCCGCAGCGCTCATCTCGCAGGACGAGATCATCGCGTCCAACCCAGCCGGAAACACGGCGGCACCGCTGCTCGCCCTGCATTTGGGCGGCGTCGACTCGGCGTGGGGCGCGATCCTGCTCGCCACCATCTCGGCGGTGGCCTTCGCGACGATCCTCGCGGTCGTCGCCGGCCTGACGCTGGCCTCGTCCTCGTCGTTCGCCCACGACATCTACGCGAACGTCATCAGGAAGGGCCAGGCCACCGAGAAGGAGGAGGTCCGGGCCGCCCGTCTCGCCACCATCGGCATCGGCGCGGTCTCCATCCTCCTCGGCGCCCTCGCCCGCGACCTGAACGTCGCCGGCCTGGTCGCCCTGGCCTTCGCGGTCGCGGCCTCCGCCAACCTGCCGACGATCCTCTACAGCCTGTTCTGGAAGAAGTTCACCACCCAGGGCGCGCTGTGGTCGATCTACGGCGGTCTGATCGTCGCCGTCGGCCTGGTGTTGTTCTCGCCCGTCGTCTCCGGCGACCCCAAGGCGATGTTCCCCGACGTCGATTTCGCCTGGTTCCCGCTGAAGAACCCGGGCATCATCTCCATCCCGTTCGGCTTCCTCATGGGCTGGCTCGGCACGGTCCTGTCCAAGGACGAGCCCGACGCCGGCAAGTACGCGGAGCTGGAGGTCCGGTCCCTGACCGGCACCGGCGCCCACTAGCAAGCCCGCTGAGAGCGCCTTCCGAGCGGCCGCGTCGTAGATCCCTACGACGCGGCCGCGTCGTACGTCGTGGGATTCGGCCGGTGTCGCTGTCAGTGCGGTCACGTAGGCTCGCATGTGTAGGAAGTTGAATCTGGTCGTGACGAGGAGGGGGCCCACGTGCTCATCGACACCTACGGCCGAGTGGCAACCGACCTGAGGGTTTCGCTGACCGACCGCTGCAACCTGCGGTGCACCTACTGCATGCCCGAGGAGGGTCTGCAGTGGCTGGCCAAGCCCGACCTGCTCACGGACGACGAGATCGTCCGCCTGATCGACATCGCCGTCACCTCCCTCGGCATCGAGGAAGTCCGCTTCACCGGCGGTGAGCCCCTGCTGCGCCCCGGACTGGTCGGCATAGTCGAGCGCGTCGCGGCCCTGGAGCCCCGCCCCCAGATGTCGCTGACCACCAACGGCATCGGCCTCAAGCGCACCGCGGCCGCCCTGAAGACCGCGGGCCTGGACCGGGTCAACGTCTCCCTGGACACCCTCCGCCCGGACGTCTTCAAGACCCTGACCCGCCGCGACCGCCACAAGGACGTCATCGAGGGCCTGCACGCCGCCCGCGAGGAGGGCCTGACCCCGGTCAAGGTCAACTCGGTGCTGATGCCGGGCCTGAACGGGGACGAGGCCCCCGACCTGCTCGCCTGGGCCGTGGAGCACGACTACGAACTGCGCTTCATCGAGCAGATGCCCCTGGACGCCCAGCACGGCTGGAAGCGCGACGGCATGATCACCGCCGGGGACATCCTGACGTCCCTGCGCACCCGCTTCGAGCTGACCCCCGAGGGCGAGGCCAAGCGCGGCTCGGCCCCGGCGGAGCGCTGGCTCGTCGACGGCGGCCCGCACGTGGTGGGTGTCATCGCCTCCGTCACCCGCCCGTTCTGCTCGGCCTGCGACCGCACCCGCCTGACGGCCGACGGTCAGGTCCGCACGTGCCTGTTCGCCACGGAGGAGACGGATCTGCGGGCGGCGCTGCGCTCCGACGCGCCCGACGAGGAGATCGCCCGCATCTGGCGGCTGGCGATGTGGGGCAAGAAGGCGGGAGCGGGCCTGGACGACCCGTCGTTCGTGCAGCCGGACCGGCCGATGTCAGCCATCGGTGGCTGAAGGGACCTCTTCCCACTCAGCAAGCAGGACCACGTCCTTCAAGAACCCCCGCACCCCGAGGAACTGCGACAGATGCTCGCGGTGCTCCTCACAGGCGAGCCACGTCTTGCGCCGCTCCGGCGTGTGAATCTTCGGGTTGTTCCACGCCAGCACCCACACGGCGTCGGCACGGCACCCCTTGGCGGAGCAGATCGGGGTCTCGTCACTCACAGATTCGTCTCACAGATTCGCGCACAAAAGGCGACGCCGAGCAGCCACGGGGGGAGCTGCCCGGCGTCGGTCTGTCGCTCCGACGGGGGATGCGGAGCGCCTACGAAGTATGTCACGGGTAACCCGCCGCCCGGCACCGGAACAACACTATTGATCTGAGCTTTTCCTGAGCTTGGCTTGGACTAGGCTTCCGGAGGGAAAGGGTCCGCGGGATCACGCCCCGTCGCGGGGTTTGCTCTGTGTCCCTGGCGCGGAGTCGCCCACGACATCTTCCGGGACCGATTCCGTGAAACCGTCATTCGTCTGCGGCGGCGTGATCATCGGCCGCATCGGCGCTGCCACGAACGTGGACGGCAGACCTGGCGCATTCTCCCGCCCCGCGTTGGCGATCACCACCGCGATGTACGGCAGGACCGCGCCGAGCACCAACGCCACGATCGCGACGTGGCGTTCGACGTTCCACAGCGTGGCTGCGAGGATCACCGACAGCGTGCGGATCGACATCGAGATGATGTACCGGCGCTGCCGGGCGCGCACATCGTCCTGGAGACCCGCC comes from the Streptomyces sp. NBC_00443 genome and includes:
- the moaA gene encoding GTP 3',8-cyclase MoaA — its product is MLIDTYGRVATDLRVSLTDRCNLRCTYCMPEEGLQWLAKPDLLTDDEIVRLIDIAVTSLGIEEVRFTGGEPLLRPGLVGIVERVAALEPRPQMSLTTNGIGLKRTAAALKTAGLDRVNVSLDTLRPDVFKTLTRRDRHKDVIEGLHAAREEGLTPVKVNSVLMPGLNGDEAPDLLAWAVEHDYELRFIEQMPLDAQHGWKRDGMITAGDILTSLRTRFELTPEGEAKRGSAPAERWLVDGGPHVVGVIASVTRPFCSACDRTRLTADGQVRTCLFATEETDLRAALRSDAPDEEIARIWRLAMWGKKAGAGLDDPSFVQPDRPMSAIGG
- a CDS encoding solute symporter family protein, which translates into the protein MSPAMTHVQLAANEASEHRTLIITLFALFVVATLFITVWAGRQTKDAADFYAGGRSFSAFQNGLAVSGDYMSAASFLGIAGAIALFGYDGFLYSIGFLVAWLVALLLVAEPLRNSGRYTMGDVLAYRMRQRPVRTAAGTSTIVVSIFYLLAQMAGAGVLVSLLLGITSDAGKILIVGLVGVLMIVYVSIGGMKGTTWVQMVKAVLLIGGTILITFLVLLKFNFNISDLLGKAAENSGKGAAFLEPGLQYGATGTSKLDFISLGIALVLGTAGLPHILIRFYTVPNAKAARKSVNWAIGIIGGFYLMTIALGFGAAALISQDEIIASNPAGNTAAPLLALHLGGVDSAWGAILLATISAVAFATILAVVAGLTLASSSSFAHDIYANVIRKGQATEKEEVRAARLATIGIGAVSILLGALARDLNVAGLVALAFAVAASANLPTILYSLFWKKFTTQGALWSIYGGLIVAVGLVLFSPVVSGDPKAMFPDVDFAWFPLKNPGIISIPFGFLMGWLGTVLSKDEPDAGKYAELEVRSLTGTGAH
- a CDS encoding DUF3099 domain-containing protein — translated: MRKLHTSGNTEVFRITGARAGLQDDVRARQRRYIISMSIRTLSVILAATLWNVERHVAIVALVLGAVLPYIAVVIANAGRENAPGLPSTFVAAPMRPMITPPQTNDGFTESVPEDVVGDSAPGTQSKPRDGA
- a CDS encoding DUF485 domain-containing protein; this translates as MATDAPPPSKEQHKLPSTEEFVEVHESAEFGELRRSYRSFAFPLTVAFIAWYLLYVLLSNYAGDFMGTKLFGNINVAFVLGIAQFVTTFLIAWWYARHASAKLDPKAEAIKTRMEGGA